The following coding sequences are from one Ficedula albicollis isolate OC2 chromosome 14, FicAlb1.5, whole genome shotgun sequence window:
- the LOC101817878 gene encoding uncharacterized protein LOC101817878, whose protein sequence is MGYLQGDSEEGMEVSACSDGQRMAAINTYLSINGKRQENVGQVTVAAANGSLSFLAHGCGDPVLKVEDKFNEIGSLLKATLIEKIKKFDGYLLRFRRSVQHVGFLSEVAGWPSMALQRAAGFLHSGGTAVTQVWKQSGIGHILRSRIPLYLEKIQDAVRQMQNELQKPLATLKDAYYDATSKPLDEVWREKTEEHMKKIQAFLPKIVKDVWLMEPIQVALKVMKAGLDMATQQVLRWAEATFSRAVSKIRKPLLNLYSFSPSNCSVVGKLPVLPKGDLSLKLADVTTYLIGEKLMRPLQDLYNLNILAEYYRFKRWMMESPFEYHAMLVGTKHLVTFDGKIYDLASKCSVLLAKDFVHSTFTIILNEETRNSRSLHVEMNQTVITIYPRLKISKMSNFSFMEENCQVLDQSLENSTVNSRRGTNKIEVSDQKGVSISCDFQYDLCTVTLAGWHHGISAGLFGTNDNEAGNEWMVPNGSFTDNVKEFTQSWQVNKCSLVLKKEKPCPITAKQNICKVFFEEPHSVLRNCFRVVEPKPFYTMCTQDTCDSPALGAACSLAAAFVHLCNRNFVPVEIPPQCLNQF, encoded by the exons ATGGGGTATCTGCAAG GGGATTCAGAAGAAGGAATGGAAGTCAGTGCTTGTTCTGATGGGCAAAGGATGGCTGCCATTAACACCTATCTCAGTATCAATGGTAAAAGGCAGGAAAACGTGGGACAAGTGACTGTAGCAGCTGCTAATGGAAGCTTGAGTTTTCTGGCCCATGGATGTGGGGATCCAGTTCTTAAGGTTGAG GACAAGTTTAATGAAATTGGGAGCCTTTTGAAAGCCACGCTGATAGAGAAGATAAAGAAGTTTGATGGATACCTGTTAAGATTCAGGAGATCA GTGCAGCATGTTGGTTTCCTGTCTGAAGTAGCTGGCTGGCCTTCAATGGCCTTGCAAAGGGCAGCAGGATTCCTGCACAGTGGGGGTACAGCTGTCACCCAGGTGTGGAAGCAAAGTGGAATTGGGCACATTCTGAGAAGCAGGATCCCACTTTACCTGGAGAAAATTCAAGATGCTGTCCGGCAAATGCAGAATGAATTACAAA AGCCATTAGCAACTTTGAAGGATGCTTACTATGATGCAACCTCGAAGCCATTGGATGAAGTATGGAGAGAGAAGACAGAAGAGCACATGAAGAAAATCCAGGCTTTCTTACCCAAGATTGTAAAAGATGTGTGGCTAATGGAACCAATCCAGGTGGCGTTAAAGGTTATGAAAGCAGGCTTGGATATG GCTACACAGCAGGTGCTCAGGTGGGCAGAGGCCACgttttccagagctgtgagCAAGATACGGAAGCCCTTGCTGAACCTGTACAGTTTTTCACCCAG CAACTGTTCCGTGGTAGGAAAGCTGCCAGTACTGCCTAAAGGAGACCTGTCCCTGAAGCTGGCAGATGTTACCACTTACCTCATTGGAGAAAAACTAATGAGGCCTCTGCAAGACCTCTACAATCTCAACATACTTGCAGAGTACTATAGATTCAAACGGTGGATGATGGAGAGCCCCTTTGAAT ATCATGCTATGTTAGTGGGGACCAAGCATCTTGTGACTTTTGATGGAAAAATATATGATTTGGCATCAAAGTGCAGTGTACTTCTTGCCAAGGATTTTGTTCACAGTACTTTCACTATAATACTAAATGAGGAAACCAGGAACTCAAGATCACTGCATGTGGAGATGAACCAGACTGTGATAACTATCTACCCACGACTAAAG atatCCAAGATGTCTAACTTCTCCTTCATGGAAGAGAACTGCCAAGTTCTGGATCAATCCCTTGAAAACAGTACCGTGAATTCAAGGCGAGGAACCAACAAAATAGAAGTATCTGATCAGAAAGGAGTTTCTATCTCCTGTGATTTTCAGTATGATCTCTGTACTGTCACTCTGGCTGGGTGGCACCATG GTATTTCAGCTGGGCTTTTTGGTACCAATGATAATGAAGCTGGAAATGAATGGATGGTGCCTAATGGTTCCTTCACTGACAACGTGAAAGAGttcacacagagctggcag GTGAATAAGTGCAGTCTTgtactgaagaaagaaaagccatgTCCAATTACAGCTAAGCAAAACATCTGTAAAGTGTTCTTTGAAGAACCACATTCAGTTCTTAGGAACTGCTTCAGAGTT GTGGAGCCCAAGCCATTCTACACCATGTGTACACAGGACACCTGTGACTCCCCGGCCTTGGGGGCTGCCTGCAGCTtagcagcagcttttgttcATTTGTGCAACCGGAATTTTGTCCCTGTGGAAATCCCTCCACAGTG